A region from the Gossypium hirsutum isolate 1008001.06 chromosome A08, Gossypium_hirsutum_v2.1, whole genome shotgun sequence genome encodes:
- the LOC107948083 gene encoding protein HIRA isoform X2 yields the protein MLASGSLDNTIHVWNMSNGICTAVLRGHSSLVKGVAWDPIGSFIASQSDDKTVIIWRTSDWSLAHRTEGHWAKSLGSTFFRRLGWSPCGHFITTTHGYQKPRHSAPVLERGEWAATFDFLGHNAPVIVVKFNHSMFKRNSANSQEAKATPVGWVNGAAKVGGKESQPYNVIAIGSQDRTITVWTTASPRPLFVAKHFFGQSVVDLSWSPDGYSLFACSLDGTVATFHFEVKELGHRLSDAELDELKRSRYGDVRGRQANLAESPAQLLLEAASAKQTTSKKVALDVQQNQIPVKSSLDLGVTNKSSKPPNNDGKKSGLSASDGLNKPVTSARVTSPVKQREYRRADGRKRIIPEAVGVPTQQENISGGAQSQALDFPVASSDPRKNDNGIVPADGGLREATSRGTVGKNFDLKECSGVTARATITDSLVIEKVSAGQDHSINVEQSGSLKPSGSTTGSTKSLSIRVFDEKEGNDLTPVCLEACPKEHAVTDIVGAGNACMTKETAIICTRGGQTLWSDRISGKVLVLAGNANFWAVGCEDGCLQVYTKCGRRALPTMMMGSAATFIDCDESWKLLLVTRKGSLYLWDLLNRNCLLRDSLASLITLDHNSSTKGTIKVISVKLSKSGFPLVVLATRHAFLFDTSLMCWLRVADDCFPASNFASSWNLGSTQTGELASLQVDVRKYLARKPGWSRVTDDGVQTRAHLEAQLASSLALKSPNEYRQSLLSYIRFLAREADESRLREVCESFLGPPTGMASDSKNPAWDAYVLGMKKHKLLREDILPAMASNRKVQRLLNEFMDLLSEYASIENNLDQRDPSPLTVSQPEIDPMDSNPATCQTDTVEPTTDKTENPSPGIIDQMDSILSNQVNSGTKSSDQVNQAPTSEDPAGS from the exons ATGTTGGCTAGTGGGAGTTTGGACAACACTATCCATGTATGGAATATGAGTAACGGTATCTGCACGGCTGTGCTTAGGGGTCATTCTAGTCTGGTTAAAGGAGTTGCCTGGGATCCCATTGGGTCCTTCATAGCGAGCCAATCTGATGACAAGACCGTTATTATATGGCGAACAAGTGACTGGAGTCTTGCCCATAGAACAGAGGGCCACTGGGCAAAATCA CTGGGATCTACATTTTTCAGGCGGCTTGGATGGTCACCTTGTGGTCATTTCATAACTACCACTCATGGTTACCAAAAGCCAAGGCATTCCGCACCTGTTCTTGAGAGAGGGGAATGGGCTGCAACGTTTGACTTCTTAGGCCACAATGCACCGGTTATCGTAGTGAAGTTTAATCACTCAATGTTCAAAAGAAATTCAGCCAATTCGCAGGAAGCGAAAGCCACTCCTGTTGGCTGGGTGAACGGAGCTGCTAAGGTTGGCGGGAAAGAATCACAGCCATATAATGTAATTGCAATTGGGAGTCAGGACCGCACTATAACTGTATGGACAACTGCAAGTCCTCGCCCACTCTTTGTTGCCAAGCATTTCTTTGGTCAAAGTGTTGTGGATTTATCATG GAGCCCCGATGGCTATTCTCTCTTTGCTTGTTCATTGGATGGAACTGTGGCTACTTTCCATTTCGAAGTGAAAGAACTGGGCCACAGGTTAAGTGATGCCGAACTTGATGAGTTAAAGAGGAGTCGTTATGGTGATGTAAGAGGTCGACAGGCAAATTTGGCAGAGAGTCCGGCACAGTTATTGCTCGAAGCTGCTTCAGCCAAGCAAACCACTAGTAAGAAAGTAGCTTTGGATGTTCAGCAGAATCAGATACCTGTAAAATCATCTCTTGACTTGGGGGTAACAAACAAAAGTTCCAAGCCACCAAACAATGATGGAAAGAAGAGTGGGCTTTCCGCTAGTGATGGATTAAATAAACCGGTGACGTCTGCTCGGGTTACTAGCCCTGTAAAACAAAGAGAATACAGACGTGCTGATGGTAGAAAGAGAATCATTCCCGAAGCCGTCGGCGTTCCTACTCAGCAGGAGAATATTAGCGGCGGTGCTCAGTCTCAAGCATTAGATTTCCCTGTTGCATCATCTGATCCCCGAAAAAATGATAACGGCATAGTTCCTGCTGATGGTGGTTTGAGAGAAGCTACTAGCAGGGGAACTGTTGGCAAAAATTTTGACTTAAAGGAGTGCTCAGGGGTTACTGCTCGGGCTACTATTACTGACAGTCTGGTTATTGAAAAAGTTTCTGCTGGCCAAGATCATAGTATCAATGTAGAACAGTCTGGAAGCTTGAAACCATCAGGTTCCACCACCGGCTCTACCAAATCTCTCTCGATTAGGGTATTTGACGAAAAAGAAGGGAATGATTTGACTCCGGTTTGCTTGGAAGCGTGCCCCAAGGAACATGCTGTGACCGACATTGTTGGTGCGGGAAATGCATGTATGACTAAAGAAACAGCAATCATCTGCACAAGAGGGGGTCAAACACTTTGGTCTGATCGTATATCAGGAAAAGTTTTGGTCTTAGCCGGAAATGCAAACTTTTGGGCTGTCGGATGTGAAGATGGGTGTTTACAG GTTTATACAAAGTGTGGAAGACGTGCATTGCCGACCATGATGATGGGATCTGCTGCAACCTTTATAGATTGCGACGAGAGCTGGAAATTATTATTGGTGACGAGGAAAGGATCTTTGTATTTATGGGATCTCCTGAATAGGAATTGTCTCCTCCGTGATTCATTGGCATCTCTAATCACTTTGGACCATAACTCGTCTACAAAAG GCACAATCAAAGTTATATCAGTGAAGTTGTCGAAATCTGGTTTTCCTCTCGTTGTTTTGGCCACTCGGCACGCGTTTCTCTTTGACACGAGTCTAATGTGTTGGCTGAGGGTCGCTGATGACTGCTTCCCGGCATCAAATTTTGCTAGTTCTTGGAATTTGGGTTCAACTCAGACTGGTGAGCTGGCCTCGCTGCAGGTGGATGTAAGGAAATATTTGGCCAGAAAACCGGGCTGGAGTAG GGTAACCGATGATGGAGTACAAACGCGTGCTCATTTAGAAGCTCAATTGGCTTCGTCTTTGGCTCTGAAATCCCCAAACGAATACCGCCAGAGCCTTCTTTCCTACATACGCTTCCTTGCAAG AGAAGCGGATGAGTCTCGATTACGAGAAGTCTGCGAAAGTTTTCTTGGTCCACCAACCGGAATGGCTTCCGATTCCAAGAACCCTGCTTGGGATGCATATGTGCTC GGAATGAAAAAGCACAAACTTTTAAGAGAAGACATTCTTCCAGCAATGGCATCGAATAGGAAAGTCCAACGATTACTTAACGAGTTCATGGATCTCCTCTCCGAATATGCAAGTATCGAAAATAACTTAGACCAAAGAGACCCATCTCCACTGACCGTATCTCAACCAGAGATTGACCCGATGGACTCCAACCCTGCAACCTGCCAAACAGATACTGTTGAGCCAACAACAGATAAGACGGAAAACCCGTCCCCCGGTATAATAGATCAAATGGATTCTATTCTATCGAATCAAGTAAACTCGGGTACCAAATCTTCCGATCAAGTAAATCAAGCTCCAACAAGTGAAGATCCTGCTGGTTCATAA
- the LOC107948083 gene encoding protein HIRA isoform X1, translating to MIAEKPSWVRHEGMQIFSIDIQPGGLRFATGGGDHKVRVWNMESVGRNLGKDESTLRLLATLRDHFGSVNCVRWAKHGRFVASGSDDQAILIHERKPGSGTTEFGSGEPPDVENWKVAMTLRGHTADVVDLNWSPDDSMLASGSLDNTIHVWNMSNGICTAVLRGHSSLVKGVAWDPIGSFIASQSDDKTVIIWRTSDWSLAHRTEGHWAKSLGSTFFRRLGWSPCGHFITTTHGYQKPRHSAPVLERGEWAATFDFLGHNAPVIVVKFNHSMFKRNSANSQEAKATPVGWVNGAAKVGGKESQPYNVIAIGSQDRTITVWTTASPRPLFVAKHFFGQSVVDLSWSPDGYSLFACSLDGTVATFHFEVKELGHRLSDAELDELKRSRYGDVRGRQANLAESPAQLLLEAASAKQTTSKKVALDVQQNQIPVKSSLDLGVTNKSSKPPNNDGKKSGLSASDGLNKPVTSARVTSPVKQREYRRADGRKRIIPEAVGVPTQQENISGGAQSQALDFPVASSDPRKNDNGIVPADGGLREATSRGTVGKNFDLKECSGVTARATITDSLVIEKVSAGQDHSINVEQSGSLKPSGSTTGSTKSLSIRVFDEKEGNDLTPVCLEACPKEHAVTDIVGAGNACMTKETAIICTRGGQTLWSDRISGKVLVLAGNANFWAVGCEDGCLQVYTKCGRRALPTMMMGSAATFIDCDESWKLLLVTRKGSLYLWDLLNRNCLLRDSLASLITLDHNSSTKGTIKVISVKLSKSGFPLVVLATRHAFLFDTSLMCWLRVADDCFPASNFASSWNLGSTQTGELASLQVDVRKYLARKPGWSRVTDDGVQTRAHLEAQLASSLALKSPNEYRQSLLSYIRFLAREADESRLREVCESFLGPPTGMASDSKNPAWDAYVLGMKKHKLLREDILPAMASNRKVQRLLNEFMDLLSEYASIENNLDQRDPSPLTVSQPEIDPMDSNPATCQTDTVEPTTDKTENPSPGIIDQMDSILSNQVNSGTKSSDQVNQAPTSEDPAGS from the exons ATGATTGCTGAGAAACCAAGTTGGGTTAGGCATGAAGGAATGCAGATTTTCTCCATTGATATTCAACCTGGTGGTCTTAGGTTTGCTACTGGTGGAGGTGACCATAAG gtTAGAGTATGGAACATGGAATCTGTTGGCAGGAATTTGGGAAAGGATGAATCTACATTGAGGCTTCTTGCAACTTTGCGTGATCATTTCGGGTCGGTGAACTGCGTTAGGTGGGCTAAGCACGGTCGGTTCGTTGCGTCGGGGTCTGATGATCAAGCGATTCTAATTCATGAGAGAAAGCCTGGTTCCGGGACGACCGAGTTCGGTAGTGGGGAGCCCCCGGATGTTGAGAACTGGAAAGTTGCGATGACGTTGAGGGGACACACTGCGGATGTG GTAGATCTTAATTGGTCGCCTGATGACTCGATGTTGGCTAGTGGGAGTTTGGACAACACTATCCATGTATGGAATATGAGTAACGGTATCTGCACGGCTGTGCTTAGGGGTCATTCTAGTCTGGTTAAAGGAGTTGCCTGGGATCCCATTGGGTCCTTCATAGCGAGCCAATCTGATGACAAGACCGTTATTATATGGCGAACAAGTGACTGGAGTCTTGCCCATAGAACAGAGGGCCACTGGGCAAAATCA CTGGGATCTACATTTTTCAGGCGGCTTGGATGGTCACCTTGTGGTCATTTCATAACTACCACTCATGGTTACCAAAAGCCAAGGCATTCCGCACCTGTTCTTGAGAGAGGGGAATGGGCTGCAACGTTTGACTTCTTAGGCCACAATGCACCGGTTATCGTAGTGAAGTTTAATCACTCAATGTTCAAAAGAAATTCAGCCAATTCGCAGGAAGCGAAAGCCACTCCTGTTGGCTGGGTGAACGGAGCTGCTAAGGTTGGCGGGAAAGAATCACAGCCATATAATGTAATTGCAATTGGGAGTCAGGACCGCACTATAACTGTATGGACAACTGCAAGTCCTCGCCCACTCTTTGTTGCCAAGCATTTCTTTGGTCAAAGTGTTGTGGATTTATCATG GAGCCCCGATGGCTATTCTCTCTTTGCTTGTTCATTGGATGGAACTGTGGCTACTTTCCATTTCGAAGTGAAAGAACTGGGCCACAGGTTAAGTGATGCCGAACTTGATGAGTTAAAGAGGAGTCGTTATGGTGATGTAAGAGGTCGACAGGCAAATTTGGCAGAGAGTCCGGCACAGTTATTGCTCGAAGCTGCTTCAGCCAAGCAAACCACTAGTAAGAAAGTAGCTTTGGATGTTCAGCAGAATCAGATACCTGTAAAATCATCTCTTGACTTGGGGGTAACAAACAAAAGTTCCAAGCCACCAAACAATGATGGAAAGAAGAGTGGGCTTTCCGCTAGTGATGGATTAAATAAACCGGTGACGTCTGCTCGGGTTACTAGCCCTGTAAAACAAAGAGAATACAGACGTGCTGATGGTAGAAAGAGAATCATTCCCGAAGCCGTCGGCGTTCCTACTCAGCAGGAGAATATTAGCGGCGGTGCTCAGTCTCAAGCATTAGATTTCCCTGTTGCATCATCTGATCCCCGAAAAAATGATAACGGCATAGTTCCTGCTGATGGTGGTTTGAGAGAAGCTACTAGCAGGGGAACTGTTGGCAAAAATTTTGACTTAAAGGAGTGCTCAGGGGTTACTGCTCGGGCTACTATTACTGACAGTCTGGTTATTGAAAAAGTTTCTGCTGGCCAAGATCATAGTATCAATGTAGAACAGTCTGGAAGCTTGAAACCATCAGGTTCCACCACCGGCTCTACCAAATCTCTCTCGATTAGGGTATTTGACGAAAAAGAAGGGAATGATTTGACTCCGGTTTGCTTGGAAGCGTGCCCCAAGGAACATGCTGTGACCGACATTGTTGGTGCGGGAAATGCATGTATGACTAAAGAAACAGCAATCATCTGCACAAGAGGGGGTCAAACACTTTGGTCTGATCGTATATCAGGAAAAGTTTTGGTCTTAGCCGGAAATGCAAACTTTTGGGCTGTCGGATGTGAAGATGGGTGTTTACAG GTTTATACAAAGTGTGGAAGACGTGCATTGCCGACCATGATGATGGGATCTGCTGCAACCTTTATAGATTGCGACGAGAGCTGGAAATTATTATTGGTGACGAGGAAAGGATCTTTGTATTTATGGGATCTCCTGAATAGGAATTGTCTCCTCCGTGATTCATTGGCATCTCTAATCACTTTGGACCATAACTCGTCTACAAAAG GCACAATCAAAGTTATATCAGTGAAGTTGTCGAAATCTGGTTTTCCTCTCGTTGTTTTGGCCACTCGGCACGCGTTTCTCTTTGACACGAGTCTAATGTGTTGGCTGAGGGTCGCTGATGACTGCTTCCCGGCATCAAATTTTGCTAGTTCTTGGAATTTGGGTTCAACTCAGACTGGTGAGCTGGCCTCGCTGCAGGTGGATGTAAGGAAATATTTGGCCAGAAAACCGGGCTGGAGTAG GGTAACCGATGATGGAGTACAAACGCGTGCTCATTTAGAAGCTCAATTGGCTTCGTCTTTGGCTCTGAAATCCCCAAACGAATACCGCCAGAGCCTTCTTTCCTACATACGCTTCCTTGCAAG AGAAGCGGATGAGTCTCGATTACGAGAAGTCTGCGAAAGTTTTCTTGGTCCACCAACCGGAATGGCTTCCGATTCCAAGAACCCTGCTTGGGATGCATATGTGCTC GGAATGAAAAAGCACAAACTTTTAAGAGAAGACATTCTTCCAGCAATGGCATCGAATAGGAAAGTCCAACGATTACTTAACGAGTTCATGGATCTCCTCTCCGAATATGCAAGTATCGAAAATAACTTAGACCAAAGAGACCCATCTCCACTGACCGTATCTCAACCAGAGATTGACCCGATGGACTCCAACCCTGCAACCTGCCAAACAGATACTGTTGAGCCAACAACAGATAAGACGGAAAACCCGTCCCCCGGTATAATAGATCAAATGGATTCTATTCTATCGAATCAAGTAAACTCGGGTACCAAATCTTCCGATCAAGTAAATCAAGCTCCAACAAGTGAAGATCCTGCTGGTTCATAA
- the LOC107949028 gene encoding protein SUPPRESSOR OF K(+) TRANSPORT GROWTH DEFECT 1 gives MYSNFKEQAIEYVKQAVHEDNEGNYSKAYPLYMNALEYFKTHLKYEKNPKIREAITQRFTEYLRRAEEIRAVLDEGGPGPASNGDAAGATRPKSKPKNGGGGGEGGDGGEDPDQAKLRSGLNSAIIREKPNVKWNDVAGLESAKQALQEAVILPVKFPQFFTGKRRPWRAFLLYGPPGTGKSYLAKAVATEADSTFFSISSSDLVSKWMGESEKLVSNLFQMARDSAPSIIFIDEIDSLCGQRGEGNESEASRRIKTELLVQMQGVGHTDQKVLVLAATNTPYALDQAIRRRFDKRIYIPLPDLKARQHMFKVHLGDTPHNLTESDFENLARRTEGFSGSDISVCVKDVLFEPVRKTQDAMFFYKTPEDMWMPCGPRQPSAVQITMQELAAKGHAAQILPPPISRSDFDKVLARQRPTVSKGDLEVHERFTKEFGEEG, from the exons ATGTATAGCAATTTCAAAGAACAAGCGATAGAGTACGTGAAGCAAGCTGTACATGAAGACAATGAAGGGAATTACAGTAAAGCTTACCCTTTATACATGAACGCCCTCGAGTATTTCAAGACCCATCTGAAATACGAGAAGAACCCTAAGATCAGGGAAGCGATTACCCAGAGATTCACCGAGTATTTGCGTCGCGCTGAGGAGATCCGTGCCGTTCTTGATGAAGGTGGGCCAGGACCGGCTTCTAATGGGGATGCTGCTGGTGCTACGCGTCCGAAAAGTAAGCCCAAGAACGGTGGTGGCGGAGGTGAAGGCGGTGATGGAGGGGAGGATCCGGACCAGGCTAAGTTGAGATCTGGGCTTAATTCGGCTATTATTAGGGAAAAACCTAATGTTAAGTGGAATGATGTGGCTGGGTTAGAAAGTGCTAAACAGGCTTTGCAAGAAGCTGTTATTTTGCCTGTCAAGTTTCCTCAGTTTTTTACTG GAAAGAGAAGGCCATGGAGAGCTTTTCTGTTGTACGGACCACCGGGGACTGGGAAGTCATACTTGGCCAAGGCTGTTGCAACTGAAGCAGACTCTACGTTCTTTAG TATTTCTTCATCTGACCTTGTGTCGAAGTGGATGGGGGAAAGTGAAAAGCTGGTTTCAAACCTTTTTCAGATGGCTCGTGATAGTGCTCCATCCATCATATTCATTGATGAAATAGATTCCTTGTGTGGTCAACGTGGTGAGGGCAATGAGAGTGAAGCATCTAGACGTATCAAAACCGAACTTCTCGTGCAGATGCAG GGTGTCGGACATACTGATCAGAAAGTCTTAGTGCTTGCGGCAACGAATACTCCCTATGCACTCGATCAG GCTATTCGCCGGCGTTTTGATAAGCGTATTTACATTCCTCTCCCAGATTTGAAGGCTCGACAACATATGTTCAAA GTGCATTTAGGTGATACTCCTCATAACTTGACCGAAAGTGATTTTGAGAACTTAGCTCGCCGAACAGAGGGGTTTTCAGGTTCAGACATATCAGTTTGT GTTAAGGATGTTCTTTTCGAACCCGTTCGTAAAACCCAGGATGCCATGTTTTTCTACAAGACACCTGAGGATATGTGGATGCCTTGTGGACCTAGGCAACCGTCTGCTGTCCAAATTACCATGCAGGAATTGGCAGCCAAAGGACACGCAGCACAG ATTCTTCCACCACCTATTTCGAGATCAGATTTCGACAAGGTGCTTGCAAGACAGAGGCCGACAGTGAGCAAAGGCGATCTCGAGGTCCATGAGAGATTTACAAAAGAGTTTGGAGAGGAAGGTTGA
- the LOC107949029 gene encoding beta-1,6-galactosyltransferase GALT29A has translation MKGSIRPLLSILMLVVLATTLNFRIFIYGRRVFKVAATQQPSPTQTFNSTLLNFAAIDIGEEKSKLEIDQLLERNYDNERRTKGYTTWRRFNHYDANAKAKSKRDNKLLVMFKSPKFHHYWLDFRRNLQDWARKKVFQPNIMMGLVQLVKVPIDGYNGFIGTNKYKSCAIVGNSGILLNKKYGNLIDDYEIVIRLNNARIKGFEKQVGTKTNISFVNSNVLHLCAKDGESCFCDPYGPNVPIVMYICQPVHFADYVMCNSSREAPLLVTDPRFDVLCARIVKYYSVKRFVEQMGKTLDEWGSVRDGSLFHYSSGFQAVMLALGICDKVGMFGFGKSASAAHHYHTNQKAELRLHDYEAEYEFYHDLVKNPRAIPFVSDKFRFPPVAIYR, from the coding sequence ATGAAAGGATCAATTAGACCATTGCTAAGCATTCTAATGCTTGTTGTATTAGCAACAACCTTAAACTTCCGGATTTTCATCTACGGCCGCCGTGTCTTCAAGGTGGCAGCAACCCAACAACCTTCACCAACCCAAACTTTCAACTCTACTTTGCTCAACTTTGCAGCCATTGATATAGGTGAAGAAAAATCCAAGCTTGAAATAGACCAATTATTAGAAAGGAACTATGACAATGAAAGAAGAACTAAAGGTTATACAACATGGAGAAGGTTCAATCACTATGATGCCAATGCCAAAGCCAAATCCAAAAGGGATAATAAATTGTTGGTAATGTTCAAATCCCCAAAATTTCATCATTATTGGTTAGATTTTAGAAGGAATTTACAAGATTGGGCTAGAAAAAAAGTGTTTCAACCTAATATAATGATGGGATTAGTTCAATTAGTGAAGGTCCCTATTGATGGTTATAATGGTTTCATTGGTACAAATAAGTATAAATCTTGTGCTATTGTGGGAAATAGTGGGATTTTATTGAATAAAAAGTATGGGAATCTGATTGATGATTATGAGATTGTGATTAGATTGAATAATGCTAGAATTAAAGGGTTTGAAAAACAAGTAGGGACTAAAACAAATATATCATTTGTTAATAGCAATGTATTGCATCTTTGTGCTAAGGATGGTGAAAGTTGTTTTTGTGACCCTTATGGACCTAATGTTCCTATTGTGATGTACATTTGCCAACCGGTTCATTTCGCGGACTATGTGATGTGTAACTCGTCTCGTGAGGCGCCGCTGTTGGTTACTGACCCGAGGTTTGATGTGTTGTGTGCAAGGATCGTGAAGTATTATTCAGTGAAACGATTTGTTGAACAGATGGGGAAGACGTTGGATGAATGGGGATCGGTTCGTGACGGTTCGTTGTTTCATTATTCCTCTGGATTTCAAGCTGTTATGCTTGCTTTAGGGATTTGTGATAAAGTTGGTATGTTTGGGTTTGGGAAATCGGCTTCTGCTGCCCATCATTATCATACTAACCAAAAGGCCGAGCTCCGGTTACATGATTACGAGGCCGAATACGAGTTCTATCATGATCTGGTAAAGAATCCACGTGCGATACCGTTCGTTTCAGATAAGTTCAGATTCCCTCCTGTTGCAATCTATCGATGA